ACCTGCCCCATGCGATCTGAATCCACGCGGGCCCAGACACCCGGGGCATCGGATATCAATTCGAGTTCAACACCCGACTCGTCCGCATGGCCCCGGTGCGCCTCCAGCGCTTGCATCAACAGGGGCTCCATGGCCGCGGGCTCCAACGTGATGTCGAGCTTTCCCGAGGCCATCTTTTCCAAATCCAGAATATCATTGATGAGGCGAATGAGGCGCTCACTGTTCTTGTGCGCAATGCCAATCATCTGCCCCACCTGAGGCTCGAGTGGCCCCGCCACGCCGCCCGAGAGCAAACCCAGCGCACCTCGAATGGAGGTGAGCGGTGTCCTCAACTCATGGCTGACCGTGGAGACGAACTCGTTCTTCATCTGCTCCACGCGCTGTCGTTCGTCGGCCAGACGGCGGGCCTCGGTGACATCCCGGGCAACCGCATACAGGAGCCCCTCCGAGAGATTGGGGACCGCATTCCACTGGAGCCACCGCCAGGAACCGTCCTGGCAACGGGTTCGTTGCTCGAACTGGAGGAGCGGCGCGCCAGTCCGAGCACGCTCGAGCTGTGCCTCGGTGGCAATCCGGTCCTCCTCTAATGCGAGGTCGACCAGGGACGTGGCGAACAGCTCCTCCTGGCTGAATCCCAAGGTATGGCGCCACGCATCTGACAGGCGCAGGAACGCCCCATCCAGGGTGGCGATGCAGAGCATGTCCACGGAGAGCGCGAAGAAGCGCTCCTGGTGTTCGAGTGCCGAGCGCGCCTCGCGAACGGTCAGCGCGGAGAACTCAAGCTCCACCCAAGCCGCGAGGTTCTGCAACGCGGCGCGATCATGCTCGGAGAAGTCACGAGGTACGCTGTCGATGAGGCAGAGCGTCCCTACGCGACCGCCGTCCGGTGCCCGTAACGGGTGCCCCGCATAGAAGCGGATGAAGGGAGCACCAACCACCAGCGGGTTGTCGTGGAAGCGGTCATCCAGCACCGCATTCGGAACGACAAACGTGCTCGTCGCGAGAATGGCGTGACCACAGAAAGAGACGTCTCGTGAGGTCTCGGTCGCGCCAAGTCCCTGCCGCGCCTTGAACCATTGCCGTCCCTCATCAACCAGGGACACCAGCGCAATGGGCACCCGGAAGAGGTGGGCCGCGGTTCTGACGACGCGATCGAAGCGCTCCTCCGAT
The Myxococcaceae bacterium JPH2 genome window above contains:
- a CDS encoding PAS domain S-box protein, with the translated sequence MIPPPLPPDESRRLQALRSLCLLDSPSEERFDRVVRTAAHLFRVPIALVSLVDEGRQWFKARQGLGATETSRDVSFCGHAILATSTFVVPNAVLDDRFHDNPLVVGAPFIRFYAGHPLRAPDGGRVGTLCLIDSVPRDFSEHDRAALQNLAAWVELEFSALTVREARSALEHQERFFALSVDMLCIATLDGAFLRLSDAWRHTLGFSQEELFATSLVDLALEEDRIATEAQLERARTGAPLLQFEQRTRCQDGSWRWLQWNAVPNLSEGLLYAVARDVTEARRLADERQRVEQMKNEFVSTVSHELRTPLTSIRGALGLLSGGVAGPLEPQVGQMIGIAHKNSERLIRLINDILDLEKMASGKLDITLEPAAMEPLLMQALEAHRGHADESGVELELISDAPGVWARVDSDRMGQVIANLLSNAIKYSPQGACVTLGLRRAGPHLRIWVEDRGSGIPEAFHARIFQKFAQADGSDSRRRGGTGLGLSIARGLVERMGGVLQFTTELGRGTTFWFELPEWNPKAWQPSRPRVLHVDARLDDRRAVADILDGLADVVTASSLAEAEQALCTGPFEVVLVDPVLPDGGRLPLASLRAAAPVVLFSVDEPSADMARDVVACLVKSRASGAELRATLAHLLLTSDASPSALSTHSPSGKGPAQ